The genome window GAAGCAAGATCTATTTATGATCAGGCAAATGAAGCACTTGGATATGATATACAAGATATATGCTTTCATGAGAATGATAAGATTAATCTAACAAAGTTTACACAGCCAGCGATACTAACAACTGAGATAGCAATGCTCAAAGTTATCGAGACGGAGTATGGTATCAAGGCAAATTATTTTGCTGGGCATAGTCTCGGGGAATATTCTGCGTTAGTTGCAGCAGGTGTGATTGATCTGGGTTCTGCTCTCCGAATTGTTAGCAAAAGAGGTGAATTGATGCAGTATGCAGTACCTGAAGGGATTGGTAGCATGGCTGCGTTGGTTAAAGATGATATTGGACAGACCGAATTTCTATCTATAGTTAAGCAGGCAGAAGTTGAGGTCGCCAACTACAATTCCAAGGATCAAGTCGTTATAAGTGGTAAGACAGAATTTATAGAGACAGCCTGTAAATTGTTAAGCGAGCTATATCCTGATATGAATATTGTGAGACTGACTGTCAGTGCCCCGTTTCATAGTAGCCTAATTCGATCTATTGAAGAGGACTTCAGAAAATATATTATTCAATTCCCATTTAACTTTGAGAATGCTAGCAAGGTTTTATCGAATTATACAGGCGAATTCCATACGCAAGATTCCTTAATAGACAATCTTGTAAGTCAGATTAGTGGATCTGTGGATTGGATAACCAATATGCATCGCTTGTTAGAGCTTGGTGTAGAGATATTGGAGGTTGGGCCAAATAGAGTTCTTGGTAAATTTTTCCTTAGCTTAGGAAAGGAAGTGAATTCGATTATCAATCAGCGTTCTATGCTTAAGAACTTCAAGGTAGAGCAAATATGAATAAACCATTTGCAGATCGAAACTATTGGGCATTGGTTCTGGGTGGATCAAGTGGTTTTGGTTTGAGCTCAGCCAAGAAACTCGCCCGTGAAGGAATGAATATTTGCATCATACATAGAGATCGTAAAGGCTCAATGGCTCGCATTGAAGAGGAATTTCAATCGATACGCAAAGAGGGAGTAAAATTTCTTTCCATGAATATGGACGCACTAGCTTCTGATGCAATTCAAAATGCTCTATTAGAACTAAAAGAAAAGATGGGTGATCAAGATAGTATAAGATTACTTATGCATTCAATTGCTTTCGGCAATCTGAAATTGATTGCTCCTCAGAAAAAAACAGATAAGGAATCTTCTCAAGTAATTTTGGCAAAAGAATTGGGAATACCTAGAGAAACATTGAGCCTTGCGGTTAATAAATTATTTGAGGCAGGGTATGACGACTTCATTCATTTGTCCGATCCCATTCAATACAATAATGATCTATTCATTGAGAACGAAGACATGGCGAACACTGTCTTTGCAATGGGAACGAGCCTGCTTACTTGGACATCCGCTGTTTTTCGTGCAGGTCTTTTTGCAAAAGAAGCGAGAGTCTTAGGACTTACGAGCGAAGGCAACGAGGTAGCATGGCGAGGTTATGCGGCCGTGAGTGCAGCCAAGGTTGCTATGGAATCAGTATCTAGAAGTATTGCCTATGAAATGGGCGGATACGGAATTACATCCAATATATTGCAACCTGGTGTCACTGATACTCCGGCTCTTCGTTTGATTCCTGGTAATACTCATATGGCAGCTCAATCGAGGTTGAGAAACCCGAATGGAAGGCTAACAACTACAGACGATGTTGCTAATGTTGTGTTTTTGATATGTATGGATGAAGCTCGCTGGATTAACGGAGAAGTTATCCGAGTGGATGGAGGAGAGAGGATTTCTGGATGAAGTATGAAGATTTTATAAAAAAAACATCTCTAACAGAATTAGAAGTGCTTGCTCTTTCGCACAATACTCTGGTTGAAGATATCAATTTTGAGATTCCAAGTTTACCTGCACCCCCTTTTCTCATGTTAGATTCCATAAATTCTATTGAAAGGAATGGAAGTCGCGGACGGATTGTAGCTGAAAAAAAAATTCGTATAGATGAATGGTTTTTTCAGTGCCATTTTCGAAATGATCCGGTAATGCCTGGTTGTTTAGGTGTCGATGCCATCTGGCAGTTGCTAGGTTTATATTGTTCATTGAATGGAGCAAAAGGATCTGGTCGAGCGTTGGGATGTGATCAAGTCGAATTTACAGGTCAGATCCGACCTCATAATAAAGTTCTAAGAATGGAAGTTGATGTTCGAAGGTATTCCTTTATTGAATCCCAGCAAGCTTCGATGGTTTTAGGTACTGGAACTTTGTTTGTTGACGACTCGCAAATCTATAAAGTATCCAATGCTCGAGTCGGTATATTCCTAGGTCTTCGATATCCAAACTACCCGATGACTCATGCAAACCAACTTCAGAATATACTAAATAAGGAAGATTGAATGAGAAATAAAATAGCAATTGTTACTGGCGGAGCTACAGGCATTGGCCGTGCTTGCTGTAAAGCATTGTCCGAATCTGGATTTATTGTTGGAATTCATTACAATTCAAGTCATACTAAAGCAAAAGCTCTCAGTGATTCACTCCCAGGATCCTTTATAATCGGAGCCGATTTGTCAACTGGGGAAGGTTGCGATTCAGTTTATGACACAATCAAAGCTCAGCCTTTTCCATTGGAGGTCCTGGTGAATAATGCGGGTTGGGTAAAAGACAATCCAATTTTCTCAGCCACGCTAGATGAGTTCGATCAGATGATTGCAATCAATATGCGCGCGACTTGGTATTTAACAAAAAGATTGTCCAGACTAATGATTCGAAACAAGCAAGGAAGAATTATAAATATATCTTCAGTTGTAGGGAGCAAAGGCAACGCAACGCAATCAGTATATGGAATGACCAAAGCAGGTATAAATAATTTTTCGCAAGTGGCTGCCCTTGAATTTGCACAGAATGGAATTCTTGTTAACTCAATTGCTCCGGGATTCATTGATACGGATATGACGAAGGATCTAACAGTGGACATTCGTGATAGAATATTAGAGAACATTCCTTTGGCAAGGATGGGTAAGGCAACAGAAATTGCTGAGGTTGTTCAGTTTTTGGCAACGTCTGGGAATTATATAACCGGGACAACAATTCATGTAAATGGAGGGATGTATGCAGGTTGAATTTATCAATTCTACATCTTGGGAGAGGGACAATGTGTTCGCATCTATTCCGCAGAAATCTCCTTTTCGATTCATCGATGACATACTTGAGCTATCGACTTTGCATTGTGTGGGTAAATATAGATTTCGTGAAGATGAGTATTTTTACAAAGGACATTTTCCTGATAATCCAGTTACACCTGGAGTGATTCTAATAGAAGCAATGGCACAGACATCGGTTGTCGCATTGGGTATTTTTTTAAATCTCAAATTTGGACAACCAAACAATAAATATACTACATTATTTACAGAAGCTGAGATAGAATTCAGCAATATGGTTCGTCCGGGTGAGACTGTCGAAATCCGAGGCGATCTTGAATTTTTTAGAAGAAATAAAATTAAATCTCGAGTTGTTATGAAGAACCAAGACGGCTCAATTGCAGCTTCAGGTCTGCTTTCGGGATTGGGAGTAAATATTCAATGAGTAGTAGAGTCGTAATTACGGGACTGGGTGTAGTTGCACCTAACGGACATGGAATTGCCGAATTTGAACAAGCGCTTCGCACTGGCAAATCAGGAATAGAATTTCAAGAAAAGATGAAGGAATTGAATTTTGCCTGTCATGTTGGCGGTATTCCAAAAGGAATTCGAGAGATTGCTCCTCAGTATTTTTCGGATGAATCCTTACTCGCAATGAATGAAACGCAGATATATTCAGGAATTGCAGCTATTGATGCGTGGAAGGATGCAGGATTATCTGTTCCGCATGATAAGTCCGAAGTGAATTGGGATGCAGGTTGTGTGGTAGGCCTTGGAAT of Leptospira sp. GIMC2001 contains these proteins:
- the fabA gene encoding bifunctional 3-hydroxydecanoyl-ACP dehydratase/trans-2-decenoyl-ACP isomerase — translated: MKYEDFIKKTSLTELEVLALSHNTLVEDINFEIPSLPAPPFLMLDSINSIERNGSRGRIVAEKKIRIDEWFFQCHFRNDPVMPGCLGVDAIWQLLGLYCSLNGAKGSGRALGCDQVEFTGQIRPHNKVLRMEVDVRRYSFIESQQASMVLGTGTLFVDDSQIYKVSNARVGIFLGLRYPNYPMTHANQLQNILNKED
- a CDS encoding SDR family oxidoreductase gives rise to the protein MNKPFADRNYWALVLGGSSGFGLSSAKKLAREGMNICIIHRDRKGSMARIEEEFQSIRKEGVKFLSMNMDALASDAIQNALLELKEKMGDQDSIRLLMHSIAFGNLKLIAPQKKTDKESSQVILAKELGIPRETLSLAVNKLFEAGYDDFIHLSDPIQYNNDLFIENEDMANTVFAMGTSLLTWTSAVFRAGLFAKEARVLGLTSEGNEVAWRGYAAVSAAKVAMESVSRSIAYEMGGYGITSNILQPGVTDTPALRLIPGNTHMAAQSRLRNPNGRLTTTDDVANVVFLICMDEARWINGEVIRVDGGERISG
- a CDS encoding 3-hydroxyacyl-ACP dehydratase FabZ family protein, whose product is MQVEFINSTSWERDNVFASIPQKSPFRFIDDILELSTLHCVGKYRFREDEYFYKGHFPDNPVTPGVILIEAMAQTSVVALGIFLNLKFGQPNNKYTTLFTEAEIEFSNMVRPGETVEIRGDLEFFRRNKIKSRVVMKNQDGSIAASGLLSGLGVNIQ
- a CDS encoding ACP S-malonyltransferase, producing the protein MLNNQLAIVFPGQGSQRIGMGLDFYTEYPEARSIYDQANEALGYDIQDICFHENDKINLTKFTQPAILTTEIAMLKVIETEYGIKANYFAGHSLGEYSALVAAGVIDLGSALRIVSKRGELMQYAVPEGIGSMAALVKDDIGQTEFLSIVKQAEVEVANYNSKDQVVISGKTEFIETACKLLSELYPDMNIVRLTVSAPFHSSLIRSIEEDFRKYIIQFPFNFENASKVLSNYTGEFHTQDSLIDNLVSQISGSVDWITNMHRLLELGVEILEVGPNRVLGKFFLSLGKEVNSIINQRSMLKNFKVEQI
- a CDS encoding 3-oxoacyl-ACP reductase family protein → MRNKIAIVTGGATGIGRACCKALSESGFIVGIHYNSSHTKAKALSDSLPGSFIIGADLSTGEGCDSVYDTIKAQPFPLEVLVNNAGWVKDNPIFSATLDEFDQMIAINMRATWYLTKRLSRLMIRNKQGRIINISSVVGSKGNATQSVYGMTKAGINNFSQVAALEFAQNGILVNSIAPGFIDTDMTKDLTVDIRDRILENIPLARMGKATEIAEVVQFLATSGNYITGTTIHVNGGMYAG